The Amycolatopsis sp. DG1A-15b genome window below encodes:
- a CDS encoding SDR family oxidoreductase, whose protein sequence is MTTRGHVIVGAGAFAREIIGSLAAAGVEASSVTPGTPVAANAVAVHVADLANYPMSEVCRAAAVAKSPIAVIVADIRTGAPGDRGGPAAVRAAVEQLAGETRVNAIAVVGPKDRAIGAEVAAALVYLTGPLAAPLSGQCLTVDAALIGSSAGTTPRSAQPDVHLRGTDPDVVAVVGMGLVLPRVASPDEFWNLLRGDVTVFGEPGTRIDLDHVWSADPDEDDHTYSRVSGFMVPSGGANPDEDFTERWLRRSITQAMATVNTSASDRHLFAVGLTADGSHHLEQSLVVREVRRLLGDRFDAATERRLRCLYPLATDSPERMLPYRIARRAAANLPVDTEVVVLDAACSSSLYTIDIGARALRAGETDVAVCGGAFALGVQNLVLFSKLRGLSHSGEVRPLDSRADGVLFTDSAAVLVLKTLSRARTDGDTVLGHVIGFGGSSDGKGKAIYAPNPVGQRIALRRAWAAAGVAPADIDWVIAHATGTPTGDRTELSVLGELAGAGDGWTVSSNKSVVGHPGWAAGAVSAVHALLALRHESIPAQRHFSGLPAGLGRDVPITVPTQDVPWPAGDRPRTVAISAMGFGGTNGHLLISDTAPATPPDARTDAAEDPVVVAGWAAHLPSDPDDERVREWLRGGPASWPTRFPGDYRLPSPVDMRLAPSAIAAMDLSQVIAVRCADALAAGWFSGTGLAERTAVFVGHSGPTTAAVRRDTRAYLAGLAARGGIDRFDDLVAEPARTVVPAATEDSYPGLMPNIVAARIAQRLDLHGPNMSLDAGLDSFTSALVTATRSLRDGDIDLAFVVGVSAAAEQAEPREGRESAEGAAGVVLTRRSTATSHDLPELATVHVGRPGAGHAAIGRDRVYHGAEGAFELLRVLHTTTGQSVLANQQDDRTAAVVVTVPKQDGRSTSLREELTRHALELWPAPARPERPEMPAIPPNCLVVTDTSDVFDRQSATVLGLDTDVAHVDALVRASEAQHVRIVLSAGGTFEEALTANDLAFAVIRAMAGPLDAGGSLGVLLLDGFDGEVPRPETGLSTGLLRSVEQELTGCAAFAVITDSDNLSAGLAALAAESGHHRHLPVTYLRAGARYELVPVPRPVNEADTEDTVSGMVMNPVVLATGGARGITARLVSELLTGRSPRGVWLLGTAPEPDPSALVDLPDKPAALRELMARYPGEKLASLDRRFNESVRAAERARTIRDLRVRFGEDRVHYRRCDVRDGAQVAAVIDEVVDAEGRVDVVVHGAGLLHSTALTRKTLDDYRLVRDVKVRGDHNLRTALATRPPALWCGLSSVVAFVGMPGEGDYQAGNEYLMLSAATSRAAGRDELAILSGLWVESGIASSYATGSSFTSGLTGLTPLTDGQGTELFRAELAGRHDLGGALAATWLGEAEWSTLHRRAPGLRHRASTRPPVFLTSPPDTDGATATWRCVLDVVEHPWLLDHLVDERPTVPATVMLQIAAEAATAISPGLVPVRFADVVLSAFIRAPRASWPRHLVVTATRDGDVIRVCLNSAPPGRVPAREHARMTVHLAAEYTPAPRVTVARPLGIPVPDVYQLGGSLHLQGVFGGLRDARLHEDGGSARFGMSRHATRLDDFTVPSVALDALLRTSVLDGQDSTTITAVVPTAISMIEIHAAGNDRDWSNRCGGDVALRYYSAGDSGSNEGVAMLPNGTVLARFCGLSSVSKGSVKFDRQTGMVAR, encoded by the coding sequence ATGACCACGCGGGGGCACGTCATCGTCGGGGCAGGAGCGTTCGCGCGGGAGATAATCGGTTCACTCGCCGCGGCTGGGGTCGAGGCCTCATCGGTGACACCGGGGACGCCCGTCGCAGCCAACGCGGTGGCGGTGCACGTCGCGGACCTGGCCAACTATCCGATGTCCGAGGTCTGCCGCGCGGCGGCGGTGGCCAAAAGCCCGATTGCGGTGATCGTCGCCGACATACGGACCGGCGCTCCGGGGGACCGCGGTGGCCCAGCCGCCGTGCGTGCCGCTGTCGAGCAGCTGGCAGGGGAAACCCGGGTCAATGCGATCGCCGTGGTCGGTCCGAAGGACCGCGCGATCGGCGCCGAGGTGGCCGCGGCGCTGGTGTACTTGACCGGTCCTCTCGCGGCCCCGCTCAGCGGCCAGTGCCTCACGGTGGACGCCGCACTGATCGGCTCGTCCGCCGGCACCACCCCCAGGTCGGCCCAACCGGATGTTCATCTGCGCGGCACGGATCCGGACGTGGTCGCAGTAGTCGGGATGGGTCTCGTGCTGCCCAGGGTGGCCTCCCCGGATGAATTCTGGAACCTGCTACGCGGCGACGTCACCGTGTTCGGCGAGCCAGGCACGCGCATCGACCTCGACCACGTCTGGTCGGCGGATCCCGACGAGGATGACCACACTTACTCACGGGTGTCGGGCTTCATGGTGCCCTCCGGCGGTGCCAATCCCGATGAGGACTTCACCGAACGCTGGTTGCGGCGCAGCATTACCCAGGCCATGGCCACGGTGAACACGTCGGCATCGGATCGGCACCTGTTTGCCGTGGGCCTCACTGCCGATGGCAGCCACCACCTGGAGCAGAGCCTAGTTGTCCGGGAAGTGCGCAGGCTCCTCGGCGACCGGTTCGACGCGGCGACCGAGCGCCGGCTGCGCTGCCTGTACCCGCTGGCGACCGACTCTCCCGAGCGAATGCTGCCCTATCGTATCGCCCGGCGGGCGGCAGCAAACTTGCCTGTCGACACCGAAGTCGTGGTATTGGACGCCGCGTGTTCGTCGTCGCTCTACACCATCGACATCGGGGCACGGGCACTACGGGCAGGTGAGACCGACGTCGCGGTGTGTGGCGGTGCCTTCGCACTGGGCGTGCAGAACCTCGTGCTGTTCTCGAAACTGCGCGGCCTGTCGCACTCGGGCGAGGTTCGGCCGCTGGACTCTCGCGCCGATGGGGTGCTGTTCACCGACAGTGCGGCCGTGCTCGTGCTCAAAACCCTGTCGCGTGCGCGTACCGACGGAGACACCGTACTCGGCCATGTGATCGGCTTCGGTGGCTCGTCTGACGGCAAAGGGAAGGCTATCTACGCGCCAAACCCGGTGGGCCAGCGGATTGCGCTGCGCCGGGCGTGGGCTGCGGCGGGCGTGGCTCCAGCCGACATCGACTGGGTCATCGCGCACGCCACGGGCACACCCACCGGCGATCGGACGGAACTTTCTGTGCTCGGCGAGCTGGCCGGAGCAGGCGACGGTTGGACGGTGTCGTCCAACAAGTCGGTGGTCGGCCATCCCGGATGGGCGGCGGGCGCGGTCTCCGCCGTGCACGCACTGCTGGCACTACGCCACGAGAGCATCCCCGCGCAACGACACTTCAGCGGCCTGCCGGCCGGGCTTGGCCGCGACGTACCCATCACCGTTCCCACCCAGGACGTCCCGTGGCCGGCCGGGGATCGCCCGCGCACGGTCGCCATCTCGGCCATGGGCTTCGGCGGGACCAACGGGCACCTGCTGATCAGCGACACTGCCCCGGCCACGCCGCCCGACGCTCGAACCGACGCCGCCGAAGACCCCGTCGTCGTGGCCGGGTGGGCCGCGCACCTGCCGAGTGATCCCGATGACGAGCGAGTACGCGAGTGGCTGCGCGGCGGTCCTGCGAGCTGGCCCACGAGGTTTCCCGGGGACTACCGGTTGCCGTCTCCGGTGGACATGCGGCTCGCCCCGTCGGCGATCGCCGCGATGGATCTCAGCCAGGTGATCGCGGTCCGGTGCGCGGACGCGCTGGCTGCCGGCTGGTTCAGTGGTACTGGATTGGCAGAGCGGACCGCCGTGTTCGTCGGCCACAGTGGGCCGACAACGGCCGCGGTGCGCCGTGACACCCGCGCCTACCTCGCTGGCCTGGCGGCCCGCGGCGGCATCGACCGGTTCGATGACCTAGTCGCCGAGCCCGCCCGAACCGTGGTGCCCGCCGCGACGGAGGACTCCTATCCCGGCCTGATGCCCAACATCGTCGCAGCCAGGATCGCCCAGCGGCTGGATCTGCACGGACCGAACATGTCGCTCGACGCAGGCCTGGACTCGTTCACCTCGGCACTGGTCACGGCCACCCGGTCGTTGCGCGACGGCGATATCGACCTCGCGTTCGTGGTCGGTGTCTCCGCGGCAGCGGAGCAAGCGGAACCGAGAGAAGGCCGCGAGTCGGCAGAGGGCGCCGCCGGCGTCGTCCTGACTCGTCGCAGCACCGCGACGAGTCATGATTTGCCCGAGCTGGCGACAGTCCATGTCGGCCGGCCAGGTGCCGGACACGCAGCGATCGGCCGGGACCGTGTGTACCACGGCGCGGAAGGTGCATTCGAGCTGCTGCGGGTACTGCACACGACCACCGGTCAGAGCGTCCTCGCCAATCAGCAGGACGACCGCACCGCGGCCGTCGTCGTCACCGTGCCAAAACAGGACGGCCGAAGCACCAGCCTGCGGGAAGAGCTCACTCGGCACGCCCTCGAGTTGTGGCCGGCCCCGGCTCGGCCGGAGCGTCCGGAAATGCCGGCGATTCCGCCGAACTGCCTCGTTGTCACGGACACGTCGGACGTGTTCGACCGGCAGTCCGCCACCGTGCTCGGGCTCGACACCGATGTTGCGCACGTCGACGCACTCGTGCGCGCGAGCGAGGCACAGCACGTCCGGATCGTGCTGAGCGCGGGCGGGACGTTCGAGGAAGCGCTCACCGCCAATGACCTCGCCTTCGCCGTGATTCGAGCGATGGCCGGGCCGCTGGACGCGGGCGGTAGCCTCGGCGTGCTGCTGCTCGACGGCTTCGACGGCGAGGTGCCGCGCCCGGAGACCGGGCTCAGCACCGGTTTGCTGCGCAGCGTTGAGCAGGAACTGACCGGCTGCGCGGCCTTCGCCGTGATAACCGACTCCGACAACCTGTCGGCCGGGCTGGCCGCACTGGCCGCCGAAAGCGGGCACCATCGGCACCTTCCGGTCACCTACTTGCGTGCCGGCGCCCGCTACGAACTGGTACCGGTACCGCGCCCGGTGAACGAGGCCGATACGGAAGACACTGTCTCCGGGATGGTCATGAACCCGGTGGTACTGGCCACCGGCGGCGCGCGGGGAATTACCGCTCGGCTGGTGAGCGAGCTGCTCACCGGTCGCTCCCCGCGAGGGGTCTGGCTGTTGGGTACGGCGCCGGAGCCAGACCCGAGCGCTCTGGTGGACCTGCCGGACAAGCCCGCCGCCCTTCGTGAGCTTATGGCCCGCTATCCCGGGGAGAAGCTGGCTTCACTCGACCGCCGCTTCAACGAGTCCGTGCGCGCCGCCGAGCGCGCCCGCACCATCCGGGACCTGCGCGTGCGGTTCGGTGAAGACCGCGTGCACTACCGTCGGTGCGACGTGCGTGACGGCGCCCAGGTAGCGGCGGTCATCGACGAGGTGGTCGACGCCGAGGGTCGTGTCGATGTCGTCGTGCACGGCGCCGGACTGCTCCACAGCACCGCCCTCACCCGGAAGACCCTCGATGACTACCGGCTCGTTCGTGACGTGAAGGTGCGTGGTGACCACAACTTGCGCACAGCGCTGGCCACGCGGCCACCGGCGCTGTGGTGCGGACTGAGCTCCGTCGTTGCGTTCGTTGGAATGCCGGGAGAAGGAGACTATCAGGCGGGCAACGAGTACCTGATGCTGTCGGCCGCCACCAGTCGGGCAGCGGGGCGCGACGAACTGGCCATCCTCTCCGGGCTGTGGGTGGAATCGGGTATTGCGTCCAGTTACGCCACCGGGTCGTCATTCACTTCGGGCCTGACCGGCCTCACGCCCCTCACCGACGGGCAAGGCACGGAGTTGTTCCGCGCCGAACTGGCCGGGCGGCACGACCTCGGTGGAGCGCTAGCCGCGACCTGGCTCGGCGAGGCGGAATGGTCGACGCTGCACCGCCGCGCTCCCGGTTTGCGTCACCGGGCGAGCACTCGACCGCCGGTGTTCCTCACCTCGCCGCCCGACACTGACGGCGCCACGGCCACGTGGCGGTGCGTGCTGGACGTGGTCGAGCACCCTTGGTTACTCGACCACCTTGTTGACGAGCGTCCGACCGTTCCGGCCACGGTCATGCTGCAAATCGCCGCGGAAGCCGCGACCGCAATCAGTCCCGGGTTGGTGCCTGTTCGCTTCGCCGACGTCGTGCTGTCGGCGTTCATCCGCGCGCCTCGCGCATCCTGGCCACGTCACCTCGTGGTCACTGCCACCCGGGACGGCGACGTGATCCGCGTGTGCCTCAACAGCGCGCCGCCAGGACGCGTGCCCGCTCGCGAACACGCGCGAATGACCGTGCACCTTGCTGCGGAGTACACACCCGCCCCGCGGGTTACGGTAGCGAGGCCACTTGGCATCCCGGTGCCGGATGTCTATCAACTCGGTGGCTCCCTTCACTTGCAGGGAGTTTTCGGTGGCCTGCGCGACGCCAGGTTGCATGAGGACGGCGGTTCGGCACGATTCGGGATGTCCCGTCACGCAACGCGGTTGGACGACTTCACCGTGCCGAGCGTTGCTCTGGACGCATTGTTGCGTACCTCCGTGCTTGACGGTCAAGATTCGACAACGATCACGGCTGTCGTGCCGACTGCTATTTCCATGATCGAAATTCACGCCGCGGGAAACGACCGGGACTGGAGCAACCGATGCGGTGGCGACGTCGCGTTGCGGTATTATTCAGCTGGCGATAGTGGGTCTAATGAAGGTGTGGCAATGTTGCCGAATGGGACCGTTTTGGCGCGCTTCTGCGGACTTTCATCCGTTTCGAAAGGGTCTGTAAAATTTGACCGGCAAACGGGGATGGTGGCGAGGTAA
- a CDS encoding acyltransferase domain-containing protein, whose amino-acid sequence MSKTAVLLAGQGAFRPGMFAGERSSAELDRLLDTADATAAEFGRPSVRDHLLDSATPAAAELVTADPFTLQLLVFTAAVGEYHLAARAGTPDVLVGHSLGELAALTVAGAFDLIDSFRLVCHRSVALAECATEPGGMLSMDLPADRTGFVVAAVGDRRARVAVLNAPARTVVAGPDSVLEVVRGVAGALGVRAVRLPAPYAYHSPGMALAAEQFAEDVKSVRQRPLRLPVYSPLLRGYVDDSDDLGALLVQHLTTQVDFVAAIRALHAEGVRTVVECGHSGLGKLVGDCVPSVRVVSSAETPESKNTPAALAAPVPLAATASSVAEVAERLRLLYATVLQYPLEAVEPEADLEADLGIDSLKQAEMLGRVRAEFGLPAAAGDGRLIAHATLAELAGTVTAILTAEDVTR is encoded by the coding sequence ATGTCCAAGACGGCGGTCTTGCTAGCGGGCCAGGGGGCCTTCCGCCCCGGAATGTTCGCTGGCGAGCGCAGTTCTGCCGAGCTCGACCGGCTCCTCGACACGGCCGACGCGACGGCCGCCGAATTCGGTCGGCCCAGCGTTCGGGACCACCTGCTCGATTCCGCTACCCCGGCCGCGGCGGAGCTGGTCACAGCTGACCCGTTCACTCTCCAGCTGCTGGTGTTCACCGCTGCGGTGGGTGAGTACCACCTGGCGGCCCGGGCGGGAACCCCGGATGTGCTGGTCGGCCACAGCCTGGGCGAACTCGCCGCGCTCACCGTCGCGGGCGCCTTCGACCTCATAGACAGTTTCCGGCTGGTGTGCCACCGGTCGGTCGCTCTGGCCGAGTGCGCGACCGAGCCGGGCGGGATGCTCTCGATGGACCTGCCCGCCGACCGGACCGGGTTCGTCGTCGCCGCCGTGGGGGATCGGAGGGCACGAGTCGCGGTGCTCAACGCGCCGGCACGCACCGTCGTAGCGGGGCCGGACAGCGTGCTCGAGGTGGTGCGCGGCGTGGCCGGGGCGCTCGGGGTGAGGGCGGTTCGGCTGCCCGCGCCGTACGCCTACCACTCGCCTGGGATGGCGTTGGCTGCCGAACAGTTCGCCGAGGACGTCAAGAGTGTCCGGCAACGGCCGCTACGGCTGCCGGTCTACTCCCCGCTGTTGCGCGGATACGTCGACGACTCCGACGACCTGGGCGCCTTGCTGGTCCAGCACCTGACCACGCAGGTGGACTTCGTCGCTGCGATCCGAGCTTTACACGCCGAAGGGGTGAGGACGGTCGTCGAGTGCGGGCACAGCGGCCTGGGCAAGCTGGTGGGCGACTGCGTGCCCTCCGTCAGGGTCGTCTCTTCGGCCGAGACACCCGAATCGAAGAACACTCCGGCCGCTCTTGCCGCCCCCGTCCCCTTGGCCGCGACGGCTTCGAGCGTCGCGGAGGTGGCCGAGCGGCTTCGCCTGTTGTACGCGACGGTCCTGCAGTACCCCCTCGAAGCAGTCGAGCCTGAGGCCGATTTGGAGGCTGACCTGGGCATCGACTCGCTCAAGCAGGCCGAGATGCTGGGCAGGGTCAGGGCGGAGTTCGGGCTGCCCGCCGCTGCTGGCGACGGGCGGCTGATCGCTCATGCCACGCTGGCCGAGCTCGCGGGCACGGTCACGGCCATCCTGACCGCTGAAGATGTGACGCGATGA
- a CDS encoding condensation domain-containing protein encodes MTATDSLRLLTAQSEVWAAHEVDPENPQFNCAGYLELSGPLQRDLLDRAVEQVDSECEALRVRPDLARTDVSGAPAADVAEAGGFGVEFLDLTGAASVADGKDAARAAMAEDLDRPLRLGSDSLVRMTLFRLAPEHHLFYLRFHHVLLDGYGQALYWRRLARVYSALVTGNEPPPGSFGRLRDLSGEERGYVASADFARDRGYWLDRMADPPARMNLGGTPEPRRRVLRTAGDVAIAMRELHLAAAVLDVHWSVLGIAALATYLHRLTGQEDMVLGFPVRARTTRLALTTPAMLANELPLRLSVSAAVTTAELVVQANESIVQALRHQRYRAEEVHRALRARHGHVEYPAVVANLVSFDSALTFGACAASVCQLSTGPVRDLSMDFYGGTQDGPLRLGVSSSGAVTGRSDLDAHRARFGEFLAVFLAAPGNSRLRSLELPVGNERAGTGLRSPVPSATTTSPAQ; translated from the coding sequence ATGACAGCGACAGACAGCCTCAGGCTGCTCACCGCGCAGTCGGAGGTGTGGGCGGCCCACGAGGTCGATCCGGAAAACCCGCAGTTCAACTGCGCCGGATATCTCGAGCTGTCCGGGCCGTTGCAGCGGGACTTGCTCGACCGCGCGGTCGAGCAAGTGGACTCCGAGTGTGAGGCGCTACGCGTACGCCCGGACCTGGCTCGCACCGATGTCTCCGGCGCGCCGGCCGCCGACGTCGCCGAGGCGGGCGGATTCGGCGTGGAGTTCCTCGACCTCACCGGGGCCGCGTCGGTGGCTGACGGCAAGGACGCGGCCCGGGCGGCAATGGCCGAGGACTTGGACAGGCCCCTGCGGCTCGGCAGCGACTCACTCGTCCGGATGACGTTGTTCCGGCTCGCGCCCGAGCACCACCTCTTCTATCTGCGGTTCCACCATGTCCTGCTCGATGGTTACGGCCAGGCTCTCTATTGGCGCCGGCTCGCCCGGGTGTACTCCGCGCTGGTCACCGGAAACGAACCGCCCCCAGGCTCGTTCGGGCGGCTGCGCGATCTGAGCGGCGAGGAACGCGGCTACGTCGCCTCGGCCGACTTCGCCCGCGATCGGGGGTACTGGCTCGACCGGATGGCCGACCCGCCCGCACGGATGAACCTCGGCGGCACGCCGGAGCCACGTCGACGGGTGCTGCGCACCGCCGGAGACGTCGCGATCGCGATGCGCGAGCTGCACCTGGCCGCCGCGGTCCTCGACGTGCACTGGTCGGTGCTGGGCATCGCCGCGCTCGCCACCTACCTGCACCGGCTGACCGGGCAGGAAGATATGGTGCTCGGATTTCCGGTGCGCGCGCGGACCACGCGGCTGGCACTGACCACGCCCGCCATGCTCGCCAACGAGCTGCCGCTTCGGTTGTCGGTATCTGCGGCCGTCACGACGGCCGAGCTGGTGGTTCAGGCGAATGAGTCCATCGTGCAAGCACTGCGCCACCAGCGCTACCGCGCGGAGGAGGTGCACCGCGCATTGCGTGCCCGGCACGGACACGTCGAATACCCCGCAGTGGTGGCCAATCTCGTCTCGTTCGACAGCGCGCTCACCTTCGGTGCCTGCGCTGCTTCGGTGTGCCAGCTGTCGACGGGACCGGTGCGTGATCTGTCGATGGACTTCTACGGCGGTACCCAGGACGGGCCACTGAGGCTGGGCGTGAGCAGCTCCGGTGCCGTGACCGGTCGGTCCGACCTCGATGCGCACCGAGCTCGCTTCGGCGAGTTCCTGGCGGTCTTCCTCGCTGCGCCCGGGAACTCGCGGCTGAGGTCGCTGGAGCTCCCGGTCGGCAATGAGCGAGCCGGAACCGGGCTGCGGTCACCGGTGCCGTCCGCGACCACGACCTCTCCGGCACAGTGA
- a CDS encoding SDR family oxidoreductase produces MRTVIVSGASSGIGEATAARFAAAGDHVVNFDMVRPAVPAGSSISWEEVDVSDWAAVAGAVAKVESEHGGIDVVVANAGISIRHPALEISEEEARRVLEVNLLGVLALWRHAARAMSASARPGVLLATSSVNGLRGYPLYADYNASKAGIGALCRTFALELAPLIRVACVAPGAVLTPMQRAEYSDSMLDAVNGSIPAGRHAAPEEIANAFFYLASPDAAFITGHEVVVDGGETAGATTTVLAKPN; encoded by the coding sequence GTGCGAACGGTGATTGTGTCGGGTGCCAGTAGTGGCATCGGAGAGGCGACTGCGGCGCGTTTCGCAGCGGCAGGCGATCACGTGGTCAACTTCGACATGGTAAGACCGGCTGTCCCGGCCGGGTCCTCGATCAGCTGGGAAGAAGTCGACGTTTCGGACTGGGCCGCGGTGGCCGGAGCGGTGGCCAAGGTCGAGTCCGAACACGGCGGCATCGATGTGGTGGTCGCGAACGCCGGGATCAGCATCCGTCACCCAGCACTGGAAATCAGTGAAGAAGAGGCTCGCAGAGTGCTCGAAGTCAACCTTCTCGGGGTCCTGGCTCTGTGGCGCCATGCTGCTCGCGCGATGTCCGCGTCGGCGCGGCCGGGCGTGCTGCTGGCCACGTCGTCGGTGAACGGACTGCGCGGCTATCCCTTGTACGCTGACTATAACGCGTCCAAGGCAGGAATCGGGGCTTTGTGCCGAACGTTCGCCCTCGAACTCGCGCCGTTGATCCGGGTCGCGTGTGTCGCGCCGGGAGCCGTGCTCACGCCGATGCAACGGGCAGAATACTCCGATTCCATGCTGGATGCGGTCAACGGCAGTATCCCGGCGGGCAGGCACGCCGCGCCCGAGGAGATCGCGAACGCCTTCTTCTACTTGGCTTCTCCTGATGCGGCGTTCATCACCGGTCATGAGGTGGTTGTCGACGGAGGCGAGACCGCGGGGGCGACGACCACAGTATTGGCTAAGCCGAACTGA
- the gntD gene encoding guanitoxin biosynthesis L-enduracididine beta-hydroxylase GntD — protein sequence MGAPSTSDLPEYLLSETEAHTISMLARSLRESVAHPTSSAFYDEHWKELVALPPGLRVFLESIRRKESGGAFLVTGLPVDDHAIGPTPAHWSTPAGDSRTLEHEIILALCGLSLGEPFTWATLQSGRMVQDILPVRGDEHRQNGHGSTSLLEFHTEDGFHPDRCDYLLLYGLRNHDRVPTVVASIRDVRLSARDRKVLAAPRFHILPDDEHIRQLEIRNPAHPALRVMKRMRDVPEPVAVLFGDPAHPYLKVDRPFMRCAGDDPAAARALRHLMEELERVQQDVVVVPGALLVVDNYVAVHGRRSFVSRYDGTDRWLKKLTVRRDLRRPVLSSRSAGEYVLY from the coding sequence ATGGGCGCGCCTTCGACCAGCGATCTCCCCGAGTATCTGCTGAGTGAGACGGAGGCACACACCATCTCGATGCTGGCCAGGAGTCTGCGTGAAAGTGTTGCGCACCCGACCTCATCGGCCTTCTACGACGAACACTGGAAAGAACTGGTGGCGCTGCCCCCGGGCCTTCGTGTGTTTCTCGAGTCCATCCGTCGCAAGGAGTCCGGTGGGGCGTTCCTCGTGACTGGTCTGCCGGTAGACGATCATGCGATCGGTCCGACCCCGGCACATTGGAGTACGCCGGCCGGGGATTCTCGGACGCTCGAGCACGAAATCATCCTGGCGCTGTGCGGGCTGTCGCTCGGAGAACCGTTCACCTGGGCCACGCTGCAGTCGGGACGGATGGTGCAGGATATCCTTCCCGTGCGCGGCGACGAGCACCGGCAGAACGGCCACGGCAGCACATCGTTGCTCGAGTTCCACACGGAGGACGGCTTCCATCCGGACCGCTGCGACTACCTGCTGCTTTACGGACTCAGAAATCACGACCGCGTGCCGACGGTCGTCGCTTCGATTCGCGATGTCCGGCTCAGTGCCCGTGATCGAAAGGTGCTGGCGGCCCCGCGTTTCCACATTCTTCCTGATGACGAGCACATCCGGCAGCTTGAGATCCGGAACCCGGCTCATCCGGCGTTGCGGGTGATGAAGCGGATGCGTGATGTTCCCGAGCCGGTCGCGGTCCTCTTCGGCGATCCCGCGCACCCTTATCTGAAAGTGGACCGTCCGTTCATGCGCTGCGCGGGCGACGATCCGGCCGCGGCGCGTGCGCTGAGGCATCTGATGGAAGAGCTCGAACGGGTCCAACAAGACGTGGTCGTCGTTCCGGGAGCGCTTCTGGTCGTGGACAACTACGTCGCCGTGCACGGACGCCGCTCGTTCGTCAGCCGCTACGACGGAACCGACCGCTGGCTGAAGAAGCTCACGGTCCGGCGGGACCTCCGCCGGCCCGTTCTGTCATCGCGTTCGGCCGGCGAATACGTTTTGTACTGA
- a CDS encoding MbtH family protein produces the protein MENPFDDEQGRFLVLVNDEGQHSIWPAFAEVPLGWRQVYGEADRRSCLDYVEQNWTDLRPAGLARQDR, from the coding sequence ATGGAAAATCCGTTCGATGATGAACAGGGGCGGTTTCTCGTTCTGGTCAACGATGAAGGACAGCACTCGATCTGGCCCGCCTTCGCGGAGGTACCACTGGGCTGGCGCCAAGTATACGGCGAAGCCGATCGGCGTTCCTGTCTCGACTACGTCGAACAGAACTGGACGGACCTGCGTCCCGCCGGCCTTGCAAGGCAGGACCGGTGA